GATGATCGTATCAACTACCGGGACTTAATCGCACTCATTGGGAATTACGGCAAAAGTAAACCAGCCCCGTCTCCGGTCAACTATTCACAAAACTATCCGGATGCATGGAATCATTTACTGCTCGCCAACACTTTAATTACAGCACCAGTGACTGCAGATTCAGTTTCGCAGCCCAACGTCGTTTCCACATTTGACAGTGCCGTCTCACTGACAAGCCCCGCACTCTCCAGTGAACAGCAGGAAACTCTGAAACACATCGATATTCAGGTCCTCGATCTGGGTGGTGATATACTGGGTCGTGCAGCTGGCAGTACCATTTATATTGACGTTAACGCCGCCGGTTATGGCTGGTTTGTCGATTCGACACCTGCCGACTACAGCGAATATTACTGGTCCAGTGAACTGACTCTGATCGCCCTGCCTGACAGCGACGCTGCTGATGGCATCGATCTCTGGACCGTCATTCAGCATGAACTCGGTCACCTGCTGGATTACGAACATTCAGAAACCGGACTGATGCAGGAAACCCTCGCCCCTGGAATTCGTAAACTCCCAGAGTGGGAATTGAATTATGAATATGAAGATGCGATTGACCCTGAAACCATCGACCCCTACTTTTCTACCATACAGGATGGAAACAACCTGCTTCCGTTTTGAGCTTTAATCAGAGAATCTTATCAGCTGAATGAAGAGCTTATTACATCGAAGTCATGGCTTCCATCAAATCCACTTCATACCTTGGCGGAATGGTTATTATGATGGTATTTGAACCATCATCTTCAAACTTGATGGAATTGAGAGGCATATTAACGTCCCCCCGATTACAGAGGATCACATTCTTGTTTCGGACCTGAAAATAATGTTCTCTTAATCCCCCTTCTTCCTGAATAGTAACGAACACCAGTACGCCATCTTTCAACTCGACTGCCTGTACTTTTTTAAAGAGTTTTGAACTGGAAAAAGGTTTTTCATTCTGTGGGCTGTTCACTTTTAAGTCAGATATCTGTCCCGAGATGTTTTGACCCGCATCCGGTTCTTCAGACGCTAGAAAACTACAGAAGCAGCACGCAATAATAATCAGAGAAGATATGGTGGTGATCATTTCTCTCATATTACTTTCTCCATGTGCAGAATGAATTCATGCTGGTTCAGTAAATGCATTTTCGTATACTCACCCTGGTCATTTAGAAACGGGCCTGATTTTTTCGATTTATTTCGGTAAGAATTGGCTCATTTAATCGCCAGGTACCCTCTGATTTCCCGGGAACAATCAATGTATCCCAGGTTGGATACTGAACTGTGCTGAATATTTCTTTTAGTGAGGCGTACGGTACGAGTTCAAAATGGAAATTCGCTGTCTTGAGCAATTCCGACTCTGCCACATCCGGTTTTCCAGCAGCAAACGCAGCCAGTAACTGTTGCACGACCTTCGCCTGAGACGTGGAGAGGGTATAAGGCAAATGTATCCCCATCCCCATCCCTGTCTCTTTCCTGGGCCCAGGCCAGCGGAACCTAAAACTATCTCCCTTGGACCAGTCGGGATGCTGCTCCGCGAGTTTCCGGAAATCATGACGAATCGTTTTCCTGACAATTTCACCAGACTTCACCGTGACCTGCGAATCAACATATTGAACTGGTTGTCCTTCGATTACCCAACCAGCAGTATTACTGACGACTTTCAGCATGTAGTTGCCGGGAGTCATTTCGAAAATAGATTTGCCCGCCATAGACTTTTTCATCATCCAGGGTTTCTCTACCGGATTCTGTGGAGCATCCACTAGATTGACCTCTACCTGCAAGCCAGTCTCTTTCGATAGAATGAGTGCCCCCCCTGCTGCTCTCTTTTTTGCAGGCTGATTACTGACATTTCCAAACGGATTCCCTGTCGATGGCCTATTAATTTGAGGCTCCGCCAGTCGCCAGGCACCTGTTTCTTTCCCAGGGACGATCAGTAGATCCCAGGCGGGATGCTGTCCGTCATTAAACACGTCTTTCAGTGATTGCAAAGACTCTGCCTCCTCGCCTGCCGGGACCACTGGCAGGAGGACCTTCTCAGAGACTTCCGGTTGATTGGTGGCATAGGCCTTGAGCAGTTCCTGCACGACCTTTGCCTGAGGCGCGGTAAGTGTAAATATCTGAGCCCCCCCCATTTTCCAGTCAGGCCAGCGAAACTTGAACAGCCCTCCTGTGGACCAGTCCGGGGGATTCTCAGCCAGTTTTGCATAGTCCCGTTTAAGCGTGACGGGAACCACGATCGCCCCCGGCTTCACTTCGACCTCAGCCAGATCATATTTTGGATTTCCTCCCTCAACTTCCCAACCGGCGTTTTTACTGGAAACGCGGATGAGATACTTCCCAGCGGGTAGTTCCACCAGCTGTGGCTCCAGAGTAAAGAATCGATCGGCAAAACCGAAGACACCATCTTCCGGGCCCACCTGCATCGGATCAACCGGGAAAACGCCGGCCCGCAGACCGGGCTCTTGCCCACTGAGTAAGATCGCCCCAAGCTGATCCTTACCTGTTGCAGATTCCTGTTTATTCAGCTTATTCTTCTGAACTAAAATACGCGGAGAATAAACCTCCCTCTTCTCACCGGTTTCTGGTGAAATGAGCGTCACTGGTTCCTGGTCATCAATTTCAAAAACCTTTTGCTCTCTATTGACATACTCTGCTGGACCAATTTGCCCCATCAACCACGTGAGTGCAAACATGGCCGCCAGCAACGCGGTCACCCAGCCCATGATATTCCAGGGATTATTTTTCGCAACAGAAGCTGCATTCCGTTTAATGAAATACGCGGCGACAAACATTCCGCTGAATACAGCCAGCCTCAATCCCCAGGTACTGATCCAGATTTTCTCAAATTCTTGCAGATGAATCCAGATATGTACGTAAATCATCGAAACCAACAGCATGGAGAGGACAAACATGCCCCCCAGGATGACCCGCTTATTGGAGCGACGATGCTCGCGAACAAACGGGGCATCGCCGGAGGTGACAGGTGGTTGCTCAAGGTTACCTGCCACCGGAGTATCACGTCGTTTTAAGTAATGCGCAATGTACAATAAAATGCCAATCGGCCCCAAACATAAACAAGCCAGCAAAAACAGGCCATCCAGAATCTTCTGTGATTTTGATCCCGGTTTCACAATTTTCTGCGCCCCATATAGCAGTACCAACATTCCTACCGGGCCAAAGATCAGCAGAGAAAGTAATGCCGTTTCCATGATTTTGGACTGCATATGCATTCCGGCTGACATTCCAGAGATCCAGATGAACAACGGCAGGAGCATCATAATGCCCCCTACCCAGACAGCGGCCCAGTGATTCCAGCTTCCCCGGGGTGCTTCCGTGGGAACCGATTTCGTCACAGAATAGGCGGACGTCCCCTGCAATTGATCATTGCGCGATGCAGTTCCCAATGCCCGACTGCGTTCCATCAGATACCCTGCTGTCACAAACACTCCCCCCACCAGGGAGAAAATCAAGACCGGCACAAAATACCTTTCTCCCTGAACCAGGAACGCAGGCTGGTAGACTCCTGTCGTAAACATCCAGTAAAACAAAACCATCATCACCCAGATCACAATTCCGGTCCCCGTCAGAGTACGAGCATCTTTCTGTTTCACTGCCGCGACATATTCAGCTCCCTGTTTTGAAATATGCTGCCACTGTCCCCAGATAGCGAACCCGGCAACAGCCAGCACGCCCAACACCGAAGCCGCCAGGATCGATGCATGCACCGATTGAAATTCTGATCCGGGGGGGGCAGAACGGATGACTGCGGTAGTGATAAATGACAACGCCAACGTCATAAACATCGCCAGTATTGACAGAAACCATGTTAAGAAAGGGAGCGGTTTTTTATCTGCTCGATTCCAATAGACTATTGAGGCTATAGACAAAATAACTATGAGCATGACCGTGAATTTCATAATTTTATTCATGGTCTCAAAAGTCATACTCGATTCGGGAGTGCTGGGACTGATCATCTTCAATCCGATGATCGTTCCTAATACCAGGCCCATCACAATGGCAATGATGTAATTTGCCGGTGTTTGCCCTCTTTCCAACACCACAGAGGTCGCAGTCCTGACCGACTCTGTTTGTTTATCCTGCACTTCGACAGGCTCTACTGATTGTTGCTGTGACTGCCCCCACTGAGGATAACGTTTACGCAATCCCCCCACAAAATAAATTGTGAACCCAATCGCAAACAGAATATAGAGCAGAACTCTCGGAAAATCGGGAATCATCCCCAGATAAAACAGCATCTGCATCACCCACGTTCCGCCAGCTGCTGCAGCGGGCATGAAAAGGGCATCAGACATACGCAATGACAAAAAAGGTTCAGCCTGACGGTGTTCTGCTTCATAAACAATCAAAGCAATCAAAATCCCCAGGAAGATACTACTTGCTGCAGTCATCAGAAATGAATATGCAGCATGCGCTTCCGAAAACAAAATCATCCCCGCCAGAAATAATATGGCGTATCCGACTGGCATAAATACCCGCGGATCAGTCTCCATTGTGAATGGATTTTCTCCCTGTGGATGATCCACAGAAACGGTTCCTGTGTCGGGTGCCATTGTTTCCTGTGGCTGTGGTTGCGGCGGTTTTCTCTCAATCCGTGGTACTGCACCTGGCTGCTGCACAAGAGCCAGATGTGCCCCCAGCAATTCGGCAACTTCACTCGCAGTCTGTAAACGATCTTCGGGGCGTTTTTCGAGCAGACAGTTGATAATTTCGCTCAACCAGGGCGGAATATCTTCGTTGACATCTGCAATCGGGCGCGGAGTATCATCACACACACGACGAACCACCGCAGCCAGGTTACTGGCACGAAATGGCGAACGTCCCGTACACATTGCATACAGCACAGCCCCCAGGCTGAATAAATCACTCCGCTGGTCAATCCGATCCCCTGTCGCCTGCTCGGGAGACATATATTGGGGAGTGCCTGAGACTTCTCCGGTCTTCGTGATTGTGACATCATCGACGGCCCGGGCCAGTCCGAAATCGGTAATTTTGACCCGCTCGACACCGTTTTCCAGAAGAATATTGGCTGGTTTGATATCGCGATGAATCAACCCCTGTTTGTGAGCAGCCGCCAGCCCCTCTGCGATCTGACTGCCAATCCGCAGGATCTCTGTTACTTTGAGCGACCCCACCTTATCGAGCTTCTCCTGCAGTGACTGGCCGACGACATACTCCATTACGAGGTAAGGCAGTTTGTCTTCATCAACGGCATGAATCGTCACAATATGGGGATGGCTCACCGCAGCGGCTGCTTGTGCTTCCCTGATAAACCGTTTCTTCGCATTTGGATTCACCGCCAGTAAAGGTGACATGACTTTAATAGCCACAATGCGATTCAATTTGGGATCCAGGGCACGAAAGACAATTCCCATGCCCCCCTGTCCGATAATATTGTAGATCTGGTATTCACCGAGTGTCCCCAGCAGATTCGGGTCAGCTGAGGGCGTCAGAAATTCCAGACTAAAAGGTTGCACTTCTCCTGAATCGACGGGCGACTTTTCCAGGAAACTACCGGCATCATCATAAGCCAGCAGCAGCGCTTCGACGCGACGACGTTGTTCCCGATTGTCGCCGCACATCTCTTCCAGAAAAGCGGCCCGCTCTGCTGGTGTCTTTTTTTCTAACGCGACCAGAAATAAACCTTCGACTGATTGTGGATTTACATTCTCACGCGTCGGT
The sequence above is a segment of the Gimesia algae genome. Coding sequences within it:
- a CDS encoding serine/threonine-protein kinase, which encodes MSDPASENPEFEPTRENVNPQSVEGLFLVALEKKTPAERAAFLEEMCGDNREQRRRVEALLLAYDDAGSFLEKSPVDSGEVQPFSLEFLTPSADPNLLGTLGEYQIYNIIGQGGMGIVFRALDPKLNRIVAIKVMSPLLAVNPNAKKRFIREAQAAAAVSHPHIVTIHAVDEDKLPYLVMEYVVGQSLQEKLDKVGSLKVTEILRIGSQIAEGLAAAHKQGLIHRDIKPANILLENGVERVKITDFGLARAVDDVTITKTGEVSGTPQYMSPEQATGDRIDQRSDLFSLGAVLYAMCTGRSPFRASNLAAVVRRVCDDTPRPIADVNEDIPPWLSEIINCLLEKRPEDRLQTASEVAELLGAHLALVQQPGAVPRIERKPPQPQPQETMAPDTGTVSVDHPQGENPFTMETDPRVFMPVGYAILFLAGMILFSEAHAAYSFLMTAASSIFLGILIALIVYEAEHRQAEPFLSLRMSDALFMPAAAAGGTWVMQMLFYLGMIPDFPRVLLYILFAIGFTIYFVGGLRKRYPQWGQSQQQSVEPVEVQDKQTESVRTATSVVLERGQTPANYIIAIVMGLVLGTIIGLKMISPSTPESSMTFETMNKIMKFTVMLIVILSIASIVYWNRADKKPLPFLTWFLSILAMFMTLALSFITTAVIRSAPPGSEFQSVHASILAASVLGVLAVAGFAIWGQWQHISKQGAEYVAAVKQKDARTLTGTGIVIWVMMVLFYWMFTTGVYQPAFLVQGERYFVPVLIFSLVGGVFVTAGYLMERSRALGTASRNDQLQGTSAYSVTKSVPTEAPRGSWNHWAAVWVGGIMMLLPLFIWISGMSAGMHMQSKIMETALLSLLIFGPVGMLVLLYGAQKIVKPGSKSQKILDGLFLLACLCLGPIGILLYIAHYLKRRDTPVAGNLEQPPVTSGDAPFVREHRRSNKRVILGGMFVLSMLLVSMIYVHIWIHLQEFEKIWISTWGLRLAVFSGMFVAAYFIKRNAASVAKNNPWNIMGWVTALLAAMFALTWLMGQIGPAEYVNREQKVFEIDDQEPVTLISPETGEKREVYSPRILVQKNKLNKQESATGKDQLGAILLSGQEPGLRAGVFPVDPMQVGPEDGVFGFADRFFTLEPQLVELPAGKYLIRVSSKNAGWEVEGGNPKYDLAEVEVKPGAIVVPVTLKRDYAKLAENPPDWSTGGLFKFRWPDWKMGGAQIFTLTAPQAKVVQELLKAYATNQPEVSEKVLLPVVPAGEEAESLQSLKDVFNDGQHPAWDLLIVPGKETGAWRLAEPQINRPSTGNPFGNVSNQPAKKRAAGGALILSKETGLQVEVNLVDAPQNPVEKPWMMKKSMAGKSIFEMTPGNYMLKVVSNTAGWVIEGQPVQYVDSQVTVKSGEIVRKTIRHDFRKLAEQHPDWSKGDSFRFRWPGPRKETGMGMGIHLPYTLSTSQAKVVQQLLAAFAAGKPDVAESELLKTANFHFELVPYASLKEIFSTVQYPTWDTLIVPGKSEGTWRLNEPILTEINRKNQARF